GGCTGCGGCGATGACGATTGAAAGGGTATGAACCAGGCACATTTCCATGTAGAATGATCTTGGTCACAACTAACTGCGAattgggtgggggtggagtgGGGTCTCTCTGGTCAGATTCTGGGAAGGCTGGGCCGGGCGTGGTGGGATAGGAGATGAATGCATCAAAGCCATGGTGGAAGTAGTTGAAAAAGCATTCTGACGGTAGCGACGAAGGATCCGATGCGTTTGGTTGGAAGAGTTCATCGTCTGAATCATCAGACACGCTGTTGTTTGAAGATTGATCGATGTCAGTAACATCTATTCCTCTGCCTGGAGAAGAGCCCATGTGAAGAGCATCCTCGCCACCGCTACGGCCGGCGGCTCGATGAATAGCTATTCTCCGATCATGTTTACGGTAGATGGCATCTGGTGGCCCGAACTCGGCCACTAGGTCCTGAGGAGTGGTTTCTGACAGCGAGATAAGTGCGGGTGGGCTTGATCTTCGCACCACCTCGATCTTGCCGGCGCCAAGTATGAGAAACTCTTCGATCTCGTCTGGAACAGATTCTCGGCTCTTACTTGCCAACGCCGGCGAGCGCGGGAATTGTGGTTGCTGTGTGAATAGTTTGTTTCGAGATTCGGGCCAAGATGAGCCCTGGAAAATGGCCATAGACGTTGCTGgcaaggctgctgaggaggagagcagTGCTACAAAGTCACACTGATCGGACCATGCCGAGTTCTGCAGTGGGAAGGAGAATGCGACACCAGGGTACGATAGCACATACGTGCCGTATGGCGACTGAGGGCTATCAGGTGGTATATACTCTCCAGGATAAGATGGTCCAAAGAGACGGTTGTAGACATGGCGAAAGTTGGGGCCT
The window above is part of the Aspergillus luchuensis IFO 4308 DNA, chromosome 8, nearly complete sequence genome. Proteins encoded here:
- a CDS encoding UPF0183 domain protein (COG:S;~EggNog:ENOG410PJ3C;~InterPro:IPR005373,IPR039156;~PFAM:PF03676); protein product: MTSSRPSPQAQIYPGKGLGFITLGASLHNVLSRVKAHPQIYPAIDVAYSSAEPLNKPVTLQLPSSGLRLRFDGPDQRLRLIEVLDFSKIALVYKNQEVLKGVKPGEQSVTQQGPNFRHVYNRLFGPSYPGEYIPPDSPQSPYGTYVLSYPGVAFSFPLQNSAWSDQCDFVALLSSSAALPATSMAIFQGSSWPESRNKLFTQQPQFPRSPALASKSRESVPDEIEEFLILGAGKIEVVRRSSPPALISLSETTPQDLVAEFGPPDAIYRKHDRRIAIHRAAGRSGGEDALHMGSSPGRGIDVTDIDQSSNNSVSDDSDDELFQPNASDPSSLPSECFFNYFHHGFDAFISYPTTPGPAFPESDQRDPTPPPPNSQLVVTKIILHGNVPGSYPFNRHRRSRWRIIFSSPDDFVTSETRYEEVSERLRSTWRGSYASPAEERALQRPMVLNRGWGDSPESSVEFLGGWEESTGKGQRAGHDAHDGGLGNTELFGFPGLLFEVMKNGAVSCLTIY